A region of Bacillota bacterium DNA encodes the following proteins:
- a CDS encoding calcineurin-like phosphoesterase family protein: MRRRLGYVVAVLWLLLALSAQAQKFATGVVFHDVNRNGVRDAAEPGIANVLVSNQREVVRTDRQGRYKLPVADDTILFVIKPRGWQVPLSEQNLPQFYYIHKPKGSPALRYAGVPPTGDLPKSVDFALMPHRERDQFRILVFGDTQPRDLQEVGYIAHDVVRELAGVKDVTFATVLGDIVFDDLNLFEPLNRVLAQIGVPWYPVIGNHDMNFDGQQDHLADETYERVYGPPYYAFEYGRVSFIVLDDVNWQGQGYTAGLGDRQIEFVRNYLKYVPRSNLVVLLMHIPLWQLPESERKQLFDALAPFANTLSFSAHTHIQTHMFFTAEQGWRGSRPHHHVNAVTVCGSWWTGVPDPLGIPHTTMRDGTPNGYLIADFAGTRYTIRYKAARRPEDYQMHIYLPDIVPVRELANTRVLVNVFFGSEKCKVEMRVGETGEWITMTRVQEPDPAYAQMKKLEEQYTLPGRRLPGLMNSPHLWAANLPANLPRGTYLLHVRTTDMFGRTWSDRRIFSVR; encoded by the coding sequence GGCAGAGCCCGGCATCGCGAACGTGCTGGTATCCAATCAGCGCGAGGTCGTTCGCACCGACAGGCAGGGGCGGTACAAACTGCCCGTCGCCGACGATACTATTCTGTTCGTGATCAAGCCCCGAGGATGGCAGGTACCGCTCAGCGAACAGAATTTGCCGCAATTTTACTACATCCATAAACCGAAAGGTTCTCCAGCGTTGCGATATGCAGGCGTACCGCCGACAGGTGATCTGCCCAAGTCGGTAGACTTTGCCCTGATGCCGCATCGCGAGCGGGATCAGTTCAGAATACTCGTTTTCGGCGATACGCAACCTCGTGACCTGCAGGAGGTCGGTTACATCGCCCATGACGTCGTGCGGGAGCTGGCTGGGGTAAAGGATGTCACCTTCGCGACCGTGCTGGGCGACATCGTGTTCGATGACTTAAACCTCTTCGAGCCGTTGAATCGGGTGCTTGCCCAGATTGGTGTCCCTTGGTATCCCGTCATCGGCAATCATGACATGAACTTCGATGGGCAACAGGACCATCTCGCCGATGAGACCTATGAGCGGGTCTACGGACCGCCATACTATGCCTTTGAATACGGGCGGGTGAGCTTTATCGTGCTGGATGACGTCAACTGGCAAGGACAGGGATACACAGCGGGACTGGGAGACAGGCAGATCGAGTTTGTGCGCAACTACCTCAAATACGTGCCGCGCAGTAACCTCGTTGTGCTGCTCATGCACATTCCCCTCTGGCAGCTTCCAGAGTCGGAACGCAAGCAGCTCTTCGATGCACTGGCGCCTTTCGCGAACACGCTGTCCTTCTCCGCGCACACCCATATCCAGACGCACATGTTTTTCACCGCGGAGCAGGGATGGAGGGGCTCACGTCCTCATCATCACGTGAACGCGGTGACGGTGTGTGGTAGCTGGTGGACTGGGGTACCCGACCCGCTGGGCATCCCGCACACCACCATGCGTGATGGCACGCCCAATGGATATCTGATCGCGGACTTCGCCGGCACTCGATACACCATCCGCTACAAAGCCGCCCGCCGTCCAGAAGACTACCAGATGCACATCTACCTCCCTGACATCGTTCCCGTAAGGGAGCTGGCTAACACGCGCGTGCTGGTGAACGTCTTCTTCGGCTCGGAGAAGTGCAAGGTGGAAATGCGCGTTGGGGAAACAGGTGAATGGATAACCATGACGCGCGTGCAGGAACCCGACCCAGCTTATGCTCAGATGAAGAAGCTGGAAGAGCAGTACACCCTGCCCGGACGGAGGCTGCCTGGTTTAATGAACTCTCCTCATCTGTGGGCGGCGAACCTTCCCGCAAACCTCCCTCGCGGAACTTACCTTTTGCACGTGAGGACAACCGATATGTTCGGGCGGACATGGAGTGATCGAAGAATCTTCTCTGTGCGCTGA